A region of uncultured Draconibacterium sp. DNA encodes the following proteins:
- a CDS encoding FtsX-like permease family protein, with amino-acid sequence MFWTQFKLMLRNLRRNKLHSAINIFGLAIALTLVLLLSSYVSNEVSVDAFHANKDRIYRVHGDNIETFAPPFGQYILENIAEAESYTRTFRIDGTLTYNDKKFESGNCLLADSTFFSIFSFPLLVGDASQVLEAKESAVLSESFAKKIFGNTNPVGESFNFSGKNFVVSGIYSDFKDNTHFVKPNMILNFLMLPRIWGNGDEGADYFLQDYGNSSFGLYVLAHKNSNLKAHEAELLEKVKEFYWVFQNGRSKEIYFTPLEDVYFNLSALDYVGTRQGNKKFLNILALIALSIVIIAAINYINLSITQSVKRTKEVAIKKIIGSMRWSIVRQFLMESTVVSFISTVLAILLTIIVLPEFNKLVNTDFSFSDIFNNGFLLRSCLVVFVTGLVAGLVPSLILSGFNSVETLKGIPSRLKNSFGQKAMVVFQYTVSIVLIVVVAFIMKQNNYMKNYDLGFDKDHTFYIRMTDDTNKQKNAFRNELMKIPGVQAVSFCNDFPGGPINNQSFVYNEKPQSFDQFRVDTAFFSALGIPLKNKISVTDNIRGEDKFALVLNKTGVNELELEAPYNEFKLYDNMVKISEVVEDMNFRSLYQKPRPTMFMLRDMNWAPYVLVRGSGGNLSAILERTKAVFKELSPSDPLVLNFIDDALNSAYQKEERTAKIVGYFAIFAILISSLGIFALASYTAQNRRKEIGVRKVNGAQITQVVGLLNMNFIKWVIVAFLIATPVAWFATNKWLENFAYRTHLSWSIFVLAGVLALGIALLTVSWQSWRAAARNPVESLRYE; translated from the coding sequence ATGTTCTGGACACAATTTAAATTAATGCTTCGTAACCTGCGAAGAAACAAATTGCATTCGGCAATAAATATTTTTGGATTGGCAATTGCCTTAACCTTGGTTTTGTTATTGTCTTCTTATGTTTCCAACGAGGTATCGGTGGATGCGTTTCACGCGAATAAAGACAGAATATATCGCGTACATGGTGATAATATTGAAACTTTTGCACCTCCTTTCGGACAGTATATTTTAGAAAATATTGCCGAAGCCGAAAGCTATACCCGCACATTCAGGATAGATGGTACTTTAACTTATAATGATAAAAAGTTCGAAAGTGGTAATTGTTTGCTGGCCGATTCAACATTCTTTTCCATTTTCTCTTTCCCGCTGCTTGTTGGAGATGCCAGCCAGGTATTGGAGGCAAAAGAGAGCGCTGTATTATCTGAAAGCTTTGCAAAGAAGATTTTTGGCAACACAAATCCGGTAGGCGAAAGTTTTAATTTTAGCGGAAAGAACTTTGTGGTTTCGGGTATTTACAGCGATTTTAAAGACAATACCCATTTTGTGAAGCCAAACATGATTCTCAATTTTTTGATGTTGCCCAGAATTTGGGGAAATGGCGACGAAGGAGCTGATTATTTTTTGCAGGATTATGGAAACAGCTCGTTTGGGCTTTACGTACTGGCGCATAAAAACAGTAACTTAAAAGCACATGAAGCTGAACTGTTGGAAAAGGTGAAGGAGTTTTATTGGGTTTTTCAAAACGGCAGGAGTAAAGAAATCTATTTTACGCCTTTGGAAGATGTTTATTTTAACCTCTCTGCATTAGATTATGTCGGAACCCGGCAGGGCAATAAAAAGTTTCTTAATATTCTTGCTCTTATTGCTTTATCAATAGTAATAATTGCAGCCATAAATTACATTAATCTAAGCATCACCCAATCGGTTAAACGAACAAAAGAAGTAGCGATAAAAAAGATTATTGGTTCGATGCGATGGAGCATTGTACGACAATTTTTAATGGAATCGACGGTTGTTAGTTTTATCTCAACAGTACTGGCCATTTTGTTGACAATTATTGTTTTGCCCGAGTTTAATAAACTGGTAAACACTGATTTTAGTTTTTCAGACATATTTAATAATGGATTTCTGTTGCGCAGTTGTCTGGTGGTATTTGTAACCGGACTTGTTGCGGGTTTGGTTCCCTCGCTAATTCTTTCCGGCTTTAATTCCGTTGAAACCTTAAAAGGAATACCGTCGCGGCTTAAAAACAGTTTTGGCCAGAAAGCAATGGTTGTTTTTCAATATACCGTTTCCATTGTATTAATCGTAGTTGTGGCTTTTATTATGAAGCAAAATAACTATATGAAAAACTATGATCTGGGATTTGATAAAGACCACACCTTTTACATTAGGATGACCGACGATACCAATAAACAAAAGAATGCTTTCCGAAATGAATTGATGAAAATTCCCGGAGTACAGGCAGTTTCCTTTTGCAACGATTTTCCGGGCGGACCAATTAATAACCAGTCGTTTGTTTACAACGAGAAGCCGCAAAGTTTCGATCAGTTCAGGGTAGATACTGCTTTCTTCTCGGCTCTTGGAATTCCGCTAAAAAACAAAATTTCGGTTACCGATAATATTAGGGGCGAAGATAAGTTTGCCCTGGTTCTTAACAAAACAGGAGTGAACGAACTTGAACTCGAAGCTCCTTACAACGAATTCAAACTTTACGACAACATGGTAAAAATAAGCGAAGTTGTGGAGGATATGAATTTCAGGTCCTTGTATCAGAAACCAAGACCAACCATGTTTATGCTACGAGACATGAATTGGGCACCTTATGTATTGGTAAGAGGAAGCGGTGGTAATTTATCTGCTATTCTGGAGCGTACAAAAGCTGTTTTTAAAGAACTGTCACCCTCCGATCCGCTGGTACTTAATTTTATCGACGATGCTTTGAATTCAGCTTATCAGAAAGAAGAACGCACGGCAAAAATAGTGGGGTACTTTGCCATTTTCGCCATACTTATTTCGTCGCTCGGGATTTTTGCATTGGCAAGCTACACCGCCCAAAACCGCAGAAAAGAAATAGGCGTTCGTAAAGTAAACGGAGCACAGATTACACAAGTTGTAGGCTTGCTGAATATGAATTTTATAAAATGGGTAATTGTAGCATTCTTAATTGCTACGCCAGTGGCATGGTTTGCTACCAATAAGTGGCTCGAAAACTTTGCTTACAGAACCCATCTTTCGTGGTCGATTTTTGTGTTGGCCGGAGTACTGGCACTGGGAATCGCCCTGTTAACCGTTAGCTGGCAAAGCTGGCGGGCTGCTGCGCGGAATCCGGTGGAATCTCTCCGATATGAATAG
- a CDS encoding endonuclease domain-containing protein, which translates to MTISDNVSMFYGAKAHIFEKAKLLRNNMTEAELLLWEQLKGKKVLGLRFRPQHPIDIFIADFYCHPIRLVIEVDGGIHKSRDQKEYDIGRTGELNYWDIEVVRFTNEEIEKDINRVVESITKNCLKRQSEMQKSPLQGI; encoded by the coding sequence ATGACAATAAGCGATAATGTTTCAATGTTTTATGGGGCAAAAGCTCATATTTTCGAAAAAGCGAAACTTTTACGAAATAATATGACAGAGGCTGAACTTTTGTTGTGGGAGCAATTAAAAGGGAAGAAGGTATTGGGATTACGTTTCCGACCGCAGCATCCTATTGACATTTTTATCGCGGATTTCTATTGTCATCCAATTAGGCTCGTAATTGAAGTAGATGGAGGCATTCACAAATCAAGGGATCAAAAGGAATACGATATTGGAAGGACCGGTGAATTAAATTATTGGGATATTGAAGTGGTTCGATTTACGAATGAAGAGATTGAAAAAGATATAAACAGAGTGGTTGAATCAATAACGAAGAATTGTTTGAAACGCCAATCGGAGATGCAAAAAAGTCCCCTCCAGGGGATTTAG
- a CDS encoding ABC transporter permease, translating to MLRFKIKLAFRNLLKNKLYSSLIIGGFAIGFTASILIALFYSAEHNVDKHFARHEKIYRLYDAKKNDSGLDYKINAVIAEHYPDVETACPLGFSYFPITLKDSETRNYTRVEYIVSTNNNFFNVFSIPVLSSLEEKPFSQLNSAVITESVAKKLFGDENPLGRTIKEEFFSATVTAVMQDLPENSSFKAELLLNSENEDFQMAQACNNGVCIFPTEHFLLLKNDIDPDDFSDKMNASIGQFNTTTDSLALQSLSDIYLFPTKLGWTDEHTKGNSKMLFIFMAIAILIILLSSINYLNYTVSMQYAKMKEIGINKTNGAGKPHLLIDSLIEVTLGIFIALTISIVLVSLLLPTTETLFGREIQLSDVNLQHLLPVFLGTIACIILLNSLAPIYILSQFNIVDFLQGGRKRNGKQIGKQLMLTFQLTVSIALIAVVMLIFKQLQYVKHYDLGFNEEHLVRIELPWLFENQTALRNEISDLSFVSSSALSNGYPGNINMSMGSGVEDDEFMVNCIYVTENFLKTMGVQLLDGRNFLAGDKGKSCLMNEAAVKRYGWENIDGKKFKNGREGGYDVVGTVNNFNVESLHSSLSPVALIYESDREYNTLSLRMNPGNIGQQIGELRKVWKTMLPDDPMEFTFYDDQFQAMYTKEDKLSKSISFFSFIAIVLTCMGILGQIFLISLNRTKEIGVRKVNGATVSEILVLLNKDFVIWVVVALVIASPIAYYAMSKWLENFAYKTTLSWWIFALAGVLALGIALLTVSWQSWRAATRNPVEALRYE from the coding sequence ATGTTACGATTCAAAATAAAACTGGCATTCAGGAATTTGTTGAAAAACAAGCTGTATTCATCGCTTATTATCGGTGGTTTTGCTATCGGTTTTACGGCCAGTATTTTAATTGCCTTATTCTACAGTGCTGAACACAATGTGGACAAACACTTTGCCCGGCATGAAAAAATTTATCGTTTGTACGATGCTAAAAAGAATGACTCGGGACTCGATTATAAAATCAACGCTGTAATTGCTGAACACTATCCGGATGTTGAAACAGCTTGTCCACTCGGTTTCTCTTATTTTCCTATCACGCTAAAAGATTCTGAAACACGAAATTACACACGCGTTGAATACATTGTTTCTACGAATAATAACTTTTTCAATGTATTTTCAATACCCGTTTTATCCAGCCTGGAAGAGAAGCCTTTTAGTCAGTTGAACTCGGCGGTAATTACCGAGTCGGTGGCCAAAAAGCTTTTTGGCGATGAGAATCCGCTGGGAAGAACGATTAAAGAGGAATTTTTTTCCGCAACGGTTACCGCTGTTATGCAAGACCTTCCCGAAAATTCGAGTTTTAAAGCCGAGTTACTTCTGAACAGCGAAAATGAGGACTTTCAGATGGCACAAGCCTGCAATAACGGCGTTTGTATATTTCCAACCGAGCATTTTCTCTTGTTAAAAAATGATATCGATCCTGATGATTTTTCAGATAAGATGAATGCTTCTATCGGGCAATTCAATACAACTACCGACAGTCTGGCGCTGCAAAGTTTATCCGATATTTATCTTTTTCCAACCAAATTGGGTTGGACAGATGAGCATACCAAAGGCAATTCAAAAATGCTGTTCATTTTTATGGCAATTGCCATTCTGATTATTCTCCTTTCGAGCATTAATTATTTGAACTACACGGTGTCGATGCAGTATGCAAAAATGAAAGAAATTGGCATCAACAAAACCAATGGTGCCGGGAAACCACATTTGCTCATCGATTCGCTTATTGAAGTTACATTAGGAATTTTTATTGCACTGACTATTTCAATCGTGCTGGTGTCGCTTCTTTTGCCGACAACCGAAACCTTATTTGGACGAGAGATTCAACTTTCCGATGTTAACCTTCAACATTTGTTGCCTGTTTTTCTGGGCACCATAGCTTGCATTATTCTTCTGAACAGTTTAGCGCCTATCTATATTTTATCGCAGTTTAATATTGTCGATTTTTTGCAGGGAGGACGGAAAAGAAACGGAAAACAAATAGGGAAACAGCTTATGCTCACCTTTCAGCTAACGGTTTCTATTGCATTGATTGCAGTGGTGATGCTTATTTTTAAACAGCTGCAGTATGTAAAGCACTATGATTTAGGTTTTAACGAAGAACACCTGGTGAGAATCGAACTCCCGTGGTTGTTCGAAAATCAGACGGCTTTGAGAAATGAAATCAGCGATCTTTCTTTTGTATCAAGTAGTGCTTTGAGTAACGGTTATCCGGGGAATATTAATATGAGCATGGGAAGCGGGGTAGAAGACGATGAATTTATGGTGAACTGTATATATGTGACTGAAAATTTCCTGAAAACAATGGGAGTTCAGTTACTTGATGGCCGAAATTTTTTAGCGGGCGATAAAGGAAAGTCTTGCCTGATGAATGAAGCTGCAGTAAAACGTTATGGTTGGGAAAATATCGATGGTAAAAAATTTAAAAATGGGCGGGAAGGCGGTTATGATGTTGTGGGCACAGTGAATAACTTTAATGTGGAGTCACTGCATTCCTCTTTAAGTCCGGTTGCTTTAATTTACGAATCCGACCGGGAGTACAATACGCTTTCACTGCGAATGAATCCCGGAAACATCGGGCAACAAATCGGTGAACTTCGAAAAGTATGGAAAACCATGTTGCCGGATGATCCCATGGAATTTACCTTTTACGACGACCAGTTTCAGGCTATGTATACCAAAGAAGATAAACTTTCGAAATCGATTTCCTTCTTTTCGTTTATCGCCATTGTACTGACTTGTATGGGAATTTTGGGGCAAATCTTCCTGATCAGCCTAAACCGGACCAAAGAAATTGGTGTACGAAAAGTGAACGGAGCAACTGTTTCTGAGATTTTGGTTTTGCTGAATAAAGACTTTGTGATTTGGGTAGTTGTGGCTTTGGTTATTGCCTCCCCGATTGCATACTACGCTATGAGCAAATGGCTCGAAAACTTTGCCTACAAAACCACACTAAGCTGGTGGATTTTTGCATTGGCAGGGGTGTTGGCGTTGGGTATTGCATTGCTGACGGTGAGTTGGCAAAGTTGGCGAGCTGCAACGCGAAATCCTGTCGAGGCATTGAGGTATGAATAA
- a CDS encoding ABC transporter permease — MYNRILYALRTIKRNKLNVAITAIGLSMALASVLIIFLFVGQEHSFNNFHENADRIYRVNYSIVMKDGTKGSDDLIRPDLAKHLEDNVPQIEHATPFRIGYMAQLDLKEQNLKVELGIAEQEFFDMFSFELLRGNRNDLLVDPTSIVITKSLAQKITGVEYPDYDKLIGQGLEFTFIKGVSFTIKGILADVPNNSTLDFEAVIPFEHQGPFWQSNNGFGNSILFYELKKGIDPELANSLVSAEVKEYYQKDIEKAQKNNFISSSSDCFQPYVLPLKSLYLDNTTDGPAYQLSGNRTQLRILTIIALLILFIAFSNYIILTIGQFFKKSGEVSIRKSMGGKNIDIFKMFLSENAITILVAYSVGGMLGYLLIPLFNGISESQIYFNLINIPSVAVFSFLSIFLLIALTSVIPVFIFRKVKPTLLSTKKLFAGNKAGASQVFVGLQYALTIVLIIATVAINKQTNYLKNKSLGFSDKNIISLDVRYLSQSKATVLRDMLNDQTGIVNTSLTNRDFFDGYSVSTFEVSGSEVLSTYIFKADNYFISTLNLKIIEGRNFAESNVDSTDRSIIVNEEFVKKMKFDGSPIGNIVRGDMDKFEIIGVVNDYQFLTSREKIQPMVLYSNTNIGNGYSSILIKYNPQDLSNVISAIKNGWKQMDTRETLNYTFWDKELENRYKTEERLSKTILYASIIAIIILTLGLFGLTVLISAQRTQEIGIRKVNGAKIGQVVMMLNANYLKWVIFAFILACPIGWYLIDKWLENFAYKTTLSWWIFALAGVLALGIALLTVSWQSWRAATRNPVEALRYE; from the coding sequence ATGTATAACAGGATTTTATACGCATTGAGAACTATTAAGCGAAACAAACTAAATGTAGCAATTACTGCAATTGGTCTTTCAATGGCCCTGGCAAGCGTACTGATTATCTTCCTGTTTGTCGGTCAGGAACATTCGTTTAATAATTTCCACGAAAATGCAGATCGGATTTATCGTGTTAACTACTCGATCGTTATGAAAGACGGGACCAAAGGTTCTGATGATCTAATCAGGCCGGATCTTGCAAAACATCTTGAAGATAACGTTCCGCAAATAGAGCACGCAACTCCCTTTCGGATAGGGTACATGGCCCAACTTGATTTAAAAGAACAGAACCTCAAGGTTGAACTGGGAATTGCAGAACAGGAATTTTTCGACATGTTCAGCTTTGAGCTCTTAAGAGGTAACAGAAATGATTTGCTGGTTGATCCCACCAGCATTGTTATTACAAAATCGCTTGCACAAAAAATAACAGGTGTAGAATATCCTGACTACGATAAGCTTATTGGACAAGGCCTTGAGTTTACTTTCATTAAGGGTGTCAGTTTTACCATAAAGGGTATACTTGCTGATGTTCCAAACAATTCAACACTTGATTTCGAAGCAGTCATTCCGTTTGAGCATCAAGGTCCATTCTGGCAATCGAACAATGGCTTTGGTAATTCAATCCTGTTTTATGAATTAAAAAAGGGTATTGATCCGGAACTGGCAAATAGTCTGGTTTCCGCTGAAGTAAAAGAATATTATCAGAAGGATATTGAAAAAGCACAAAAGAACAACTTTATTTCTTCTTCTTCAGATTGCTTTCAACCTTATGTCCTTCCGTTAAAAAGCTTATACCTCGACAATACAACCGATGGTCCAGCCTATCAACTTAGCGGTAACAGAACACAGCTGCGGATTTTAACCATCATCGCGCTGCTTATTTTATTCATTGCCTTTAGCAACTACATCATTTTAACCATTGGCCAGTTCTTTAAAAAGTCAGGTGAAGTAAGTATCAGAAAGTCGATGGGAGGAAAAAACATCGATATTTTTAAAATGTTCCTGAGTGAAAATGCCATCACTATATTGGTCGCATATAGTGTTGGAGGAATGCTTGGATATCTGTTAATCCCGTTATTTAATGGTATTTCGGAGAGTCAGATCTATTTCAACCTGATAAATATTCCGTCTGTGGCAGTTTTCTCTTTTCTGTCAATATTTTTATTGATCGCACTCACCAGTGTAATACCTGTTTTCATTTTCAGAAAGGTTAAGCCAACGCTCTTATCAACGAAAAAGCTGTTTGCGGGGAATAAAGCCGGGGCTTCGCAGGTATTTGTTGGTTTACAATATGCGCTGACCATTGTCCTTATTATAGCTACCGTAGCCATAAACAAGCAAACCAATTACCTGAAAAATAAATCCCTCGGTTTCTCCGATAAGAATATTATTTCTTTGGATGTTCGGTATCTGAGTCAGTCAAAGGCGACGGTTTTAAGAGATATGTTAAATGATCAGACTGGTATTGTAAATACCTCTTTAACCAACAGAGACTTTTTCGATGGTTATTCAGTCAGCACATTTGAAGTATCCGGTTCGGAAGTTTTGAGCACCTACATTTTTAAGGCTGATAATTATTTCATCTCCACGTTGAATCTTAAGATAATAGAAGGCCGAAATTTCGCAGAAAGTAATGTCGATTCCACTGACAGGTCAATCATTGTAAACGAGGAGTTTGTTAAAAAAATGAAGTTTGATGGCTCTCCCATCGGGAATATAGTTAGAGGCGACATGGACAAGTTCGAAATTATAGGCGTTGTAAACGACTATCAGTTTCTGACATCAAGGGAAAAAATTCAACCGATGGTTTTGTATTCGAATACCAATATTGGGAATGGTTACAGCTCCATCTTAATAAAATACAATCCACAGGATTTAAGCAATGTAATTTCAGCTATAAAAAATGGGTGGAAACAAATGGACACCAGGGAAACCCTGAATTATACATTTTGGGATAAAGAGTTGGAGAATCGCTACAAGACAGAAGAGCGATTAAGTAAAACAATACTTTACGCGTCAATTATTGCCATCATTATTCTAACCTTAGGGCTTTTCGGTTTAACTGTTCTGATATCAGCCCAGCGAACTCAGGAAATAGGTATCCGAAAGGTAAATGGCGCTAAAATAGGCCAGGTTGTGATGATGCTTAATGCTAATTATTTGAAATGGGTAATTTTTGCTTTTATCCTTGCCTGTCCAATCGGATGGTATCTCATTGATAAATGGCTCGAAAACTTTGCTTACAAAACCACTTTAAGTTGGTGGATATTTGCTTTGGCCGGAGTGCTGGCTTTGGGAATTGCGCTACTAACAGTTAGTTGGCAAAGTTGGCGGGCAGCAACAAGAAATCCTGTTGAGGCACTCAGATATGAATAG
- a CDS encoding ABC transporter permease: protein MNRIKAIFRGFNRNRLNTSVIVISMAVGMACLFLIALFVQREFSSDDFNPDKARTFALQCDDPFGSGTGKMMHCREGSVEYMQENLVGVESFCRLWHISAKRIVANRNTYYDSPTILSASSNFFEFFHYNLISNNPQNVLVTENDIAISKDLALKYFGETLPIGKTLKTGSGGAEKEFIVSGVFEKPLETTQINFDMVTLFNGKDSRCYVKLDSPESKQKLEEDFERLKAEIPSINDGTPGQHYLQAMDDAYFSSLRKSRFEASRDKTDLWVAIAIAFLIIGIAVFNYLNLIRNRLNDNITNYTINRIQGASNKDLVRLFMTEIVGMLLISFILGVVLMKVLLPFFNELLTTNISVQIFTQFKSLLLFVLFLSVLAGISYLFALVHIRTQLSTSNIKGNSQTPRRRLPLMNVIQLASMVILVICSSIVVKQIQFINNKEIGLDKNVIEVRIPPSYKDKTSVFKEELAANPNIRNLSLTTASPLLEHWVVILNYKEDGAEKKYYPCGFTGDASYITTLGIKIREGENFSGNPDMDKRKCLINKSLADLFPNRELIGHPMPGNEENTIIGIVEDFHFSSLKRVVEPAYISFNEGGSHILVKSVEGKERQVEASIATIWNKLIPDSPLNVENMDLRYQFLHAENERFIQLIGACCLISIFLSMMGLFAISVDKCIKRIKEIGIRKVNGAKVSEILITLNQDFVKWVAIAFVIASPIAYFAMSKWLENFAYKTTLSWWIFALAGILALGIALLTVSWQSWRAATRNPVEALRYE, encoded by the coding sequence ATGAACCGAATAAAAGCAATCTTCAGAGGATTTAACAGGAATCGACTAAATACTTCAGTAATAGTTATTAGTATGGCTGTTGGAATGGCTTGTTTATTCCTGATTGCCTTGTTTGTTCAACGAGAATTCAGCTCCGATGATTTTAATCCGGATAAAGCAAGAACTTTCGCTTTGCAATGCGATGATCCATTTGGATCGGGAACAGGGAAAATGATGCATTGCCGTGAAGGCTCCGTTGAATACATGCAAGAGAATTTGGTTGGAGTAGAAAGTTTTTGCAGGCTATGGCACATCAGTGCCAAACGCATTGTGGCGAATCGAAATACCTACTATGATAGCCCAACTATTTTGAGTGCTTCGTCAAATTTTTTCGAATTTTTCCATTATAATCTTATCAGTAATAATCCCCAAAATGTACTGGTAACTGAAAATGATATTGCCATTTCAAAAGACTTGGCATTAAAATATTTTGGTGAAACGCTGCCCATTGGAAAAACGCTAAAAACTGGTTCAGGAGGGGCTGAGAAAGAGTTTATTGTAAGTGGGGTCTTTGAAAAACCACTCGAAACTACACAAATCAACTTCGACATGGTAACACTTTTCAATGGGAAAGACAGTCGTTGTTACGTAAAACTGGATTCACCTGAAAGTAAACAAAAACTGGAAGAAGATTTCGAACGTTTAAAAGCAGAAATTCCATCAATAAACGATGGTACGCCCGGGCAACATTACCTGCAGGCAATGGATGATGCTTACTTTAGTTCGTTGCGAAAATCTCGTTTTGAAGCTTCACGCGATAAAACAGATTTGTGGGTTGCCATTGCAATCGCATTTCTGATAATAGGAATTGCTGTTTTTAATTACCTCAACCTGATAAGAAACCGATTAAACGATAATATTACAAACTACACCATAAACCGAATTCAGGGTGCCTCCAACAAGGATTTAGTTCGCTTATTTATGACTGAAATAGTTGGAATGCTATTAATTTCATTCATTCTGGGAGTTGTACTTATGAAAGTATTATTGCCTTTCTTTAACGAACTTTTAACCACCAATATTTCTGTTCAGATTTTTACGCAGTTCAAAAGTTTGTTACTATTTGTATTGTTTCTTTCTGTGCTTGCAGGTATTTCATATTTGTTTGCACTTGTTCATATACGAACTCAACTTTCTACAAGCAATATTAAGGGCAATTCACAAACTCCCCGCCGACGGTTGCCGCTTATGAATGTCATTCAGCTTGCGTCAATGGTTATTTTAGTAATTTGTTCTTCCATAGTTGTTAAACAAATTCAGTTTATTAATAACAAAGAAATTGGGCTTGATAAAAACGTAATCGAGGTGAGAATTCCTCCATCCTACAAAGATAAAACCAGTGTTTTTAAAGAAGAATTGGCTGCAAATCCAAACATCAGGAACCTATCGTTAACAACTGCCTCTCCTTTGCTCGAACATTGGGTTGTAATTTTAAACTATAAAGAAGACGGAGCAGAAAAAAAGTATTACCCCTGTGGATTTACCGGCGATGCCAGTTATATAACAACTCTCGGTATAAAAATACGCGAGGGGGAGAATTTTTCGGGGAATCCAGATATGGATAAAAGGAAATGTCTGATAAATAAGTCGCTTGCGGATTTGTTTCCCAACCGTGAATTAATTGGCCATCCTATGCCTGGAAATGAAGAAAATACGATTATTGGAATTGTTGAAGATTTTCATTTCTCGAGTTTGAAAAGAGTAGTTGAGCCGGCATATATTTCGTTTAACGAAGGTGGATCTCATATTTTGGTAAAATCCGTAGAGGGCAAAGAAAGACAAGTTGAAGCTTCAATTGCAACTATCTGGAACAAATTGATACCAGACAGCCCACTAAATGTGGAAAATATGGATCTCCGCTATCAATTTCTACACGCCGAAAATGAACGTTTTATTCAATTAATTGGGGCCTGTTGTTTAATCAGTATTTTTTTATCGATGATGGGGCTGTTTGCCATTTCGGTTGATAAATGTATTAAACGGATAAAAGAAATTGGCATCCGCAAAGTAAACGGAGCAAAAGTTTCAGAAATACTTATCACCCTTAATCAAGACTTTGTAAAATGGGTAGCAATAGCATTTGTTATTGCCTCCCCGATAGCATACTTCGCTATGAGCAAGTGGCTCGAAAACTTTGCCTATAAAACCACTTTAAGCTGGTGGATTTTTGCATTGGCCGGAATACTTGCTTTAGGGATTGCACTATTAACTGTGAGTTGGCAGAGTTGGCGGGCAGCTACACGAAATCCTGTCGAAGCTCTTCGATATGAATAA